Proteins encoded by one window of Lacipirellulaceae bacterium:
- the rpsG gene encoding 30S ribosomal protein S7, whose translation MARITASRKQLKPDPVHDSLLAAKFINCLMLDGKKATAQKVFYDALDMLKERIDDVEPIEAFTQAVENVKPSIEVRSKRVGGAAYQVPMQVNRSRQQALAFRWILAAVRDKKGRPTALKLADELTAAYNREGAAMTKRENVHRMADANKAFAHFGW comes from the coding sequence ATGGCCCGCATTACCGCAAGTCGCAAACAACTTAAGCCTGATCCGGTTCACGATTCGCTACTCGCTGCGAAGTTCATCAATTGCCTCATGCTCGATGGCAAGAAAGCCACCGCGCAGAAGGTGTTCTACGATGCTCTCGACATGCTGAAAGAGCGGATCGACGACGTCGAACCGATCGAAGCGTTCACCCAAGCGGTTGAGAACGTAAAGCCGTCGATCGAAGTGCGATCGAAGCGTGTTGGTGGTGCTGCTTACCAGGTGCCGATGCAGGTGAATCGCTCCCGCCAGCAAGCACTCGCCTTCCGCTGGATTCTGGCCGCCGTCCGCGACAAGAAGGGCCGCCCCACGGCACTTAAGCTCGCCGACGAACTGACCGCAGCCTACAATCGCGAAGGCGCCGCGATGACCAAACGCGAAAACGTCCACCGAATGGCCGACGCGAACAAGGCGTTTGCTCACTTCGGTTGGTAA
- the rpsL gene encoding 30S ribosomal protein S12, with translation MPTINQLVRKNRKKKRKFSKSPVLERCPQKRGVCLQVRTMTPKKPNSALRKITRVRLSNGKEVTVYIPGEGHTLQEHSIVLVRGGRVRDLPGVRYQVVRGALDTLGVNGRKQSRSRYGAKKGQ, from the coding sequence GATCAACCAACTCGTCCGGAAGAACCGCAAGAAGAAGCGGAAGTTCAGCAAGTCACCCGTGCTGGAGCGCTGCCCGCAAAAGCGTGGCGTCTGCCTCCAGGTTCGGACCATGACTCCCAAGAAGCCGAACTCCGCACTCCGTAAGATCACGCGTGTCCGGCTATCCAACGGCAAGGAAGTGACGGTCTACATCCCCGGCGAAGGCCATACCCTGCAGGAACACAGCATCGTGCTGGTCCGCGGCGGACGTGTCCGCGACCTTCCTGGTGTGCGTTACCAAGTGGTCCGTGGTGCCTTGGATACCCTGGGCGTCAACGGCAGAAAACAATCCCGCAGCCGCTACGGCGCGAAGAAGGGGCAGTAA